The genomic stretch aatttccaacaatcccccacttgttctaataatgacgaTCAATTCCAGAAAAAGGGAAACAAAGAATGTTAATACAATTAAGTATCTTTCGATTTTAAACTTAATCTTAGTAAGGATAACGCAAAGTCTAATTggaatattaggtagcaatgcttttaaaccattaatccatATGATTATACCGGCGTTACGTTACACACATTCTTTAAGGGTTCTTCGCCTACATTTCTCGCctagcacttatttatggccatgtgctatcctgtttcatgaatttttcatgagagaaactccaactctcactttgagacggcaccatctagaaattcacataggtgaagttcatattgtgtctTTTCCCATGAGACACGTACCctcggtattgaacttcattaagagtttgaaataaaactcaaccctcgttttaaggtcaacattatcacgaaatgtttgacaattatccaaatcaacgacttgttgttacccattgaaaatcttgaggttaatgttatgttaacgtaagattgggttgccgccattgtcggaactcttactcaGGGAGTTTCAACCTCCTACATCTTGAGGTTGTTTTTACCaagtctctggccagtggcttagtaaatgaatttcccaaattataaatcgatcgtatatatgcgagtaaatgattacatctttaatcaattttctcacgaatgtctaaggcctcagtgcccagactttccattttacacttatatgaattctcttgctaaattggcttgactaacacattgtgttaacaccttaGAAACACTgtatttagccaatggaacttccgaCAGAAGGTTCCTCAACCATTTAACTTCTTTTATTAGTGGAAGCGAGATCCACACACCATGGTtccatggtcaagagagtgatgcatgtttgtttcttgctcttccaagaaatctcacctacaactagtgtaaatatccactcaGTTGTAATTTTATGATCTCCCACTAcaaaaaaaattgcaatttgCCAGGGTATTTAGCCAGGGATAAAAccccaaacaaaaaaaataacgtTGCTTGGGGTAAAGCCCCTCGCAAcgcataatatttaaaaaaaaataaaaaaaaattatagcgtGGGGGAACCCCTCGCAAATAAGAAAGagagaaaattttgaattttaaaaaaaacttttgcgAGGGGCAGCCCCAGCCTAACTTAAATGGTGCCAAAAAGTGTTTTTGTTGGTTAGGTTGTGCAGGAGTTTGTGAGGGGCTCCCCCAAGCAAACTGACTGGTGTATCTTTCCAAGCGGATACCCCACGCATAAGTACATGCATGCGTCCCATCCACCGAGGCTGCAGTCTGCGCATGCTGGTTGTGTTACCCAAGCAAACATTTTGTGAGGGGATACTCTCCATGGTAATTTGACTAGATCTATTAAATGCCCACCAAATCCATTTCTTCTATACATGTTATATAATAAGAAAATATTGGATTCGTTCCACTTCTCCTTCCATTCCTAAAAACATTTTCTGTTCAACTTCTTCTTCTATGAATCATCTCCAATATCATGTTATAAGTGTTACTatcttattattaatatttaacaaGCTATATGGTTTTCAAGTGGTgaaatttttatttgttaaaagtGTGGAGAAATCAACAATGGCTGAGGATCCTTTGCATTATGGTAATAGTGTATGTATATATAGTGTATTTATTAATttaccttttttaatttaacaatGGCTGAGCAATTATGTTTATTTAACAATGCATTTATTAATTTAACAATGGCTGAGCAATTATGTTTATTTACCTTTTTATTTTAAGTAATTGTataaataatgtatatttattaattttaaaaacactatttttatattttagaaaattatattatttacctttttttcttatttttatataaatgttaattttttcttcttcttatttttatataaatattaattatttatatatattatattaattttgttttaatttaaattatattataactatatttttattttaattattttttttagatgGACAACATTTTGCCAGGGGCTTAACCCCTAGTAAACTGAAAACTACTGCATTTTGCGAGGGGCTTTTTCCCAAGCAAAATGTTTGACGCTCTCTGAACACCAACTGACTATTAGTTACCGTCTAGTCTGCATGTTGCAGACTTAAAAAGTGGAATTGCACTTAGCGAGGGGGTTTACCCCTGGCAATTTTCCGACGTGTGTATCTCCTCGGAAATGTATTTGCGACGCCCTGTTTTCCTAGGGGAGCGGTCCCCTCGTAAATTTTGTATTTGTGAGGGGTTTTTGCCAATTGTGAGGGAATTAGCCCCTGGCAAATTGCAACTTTTCTTGTAGtgtccaacactcgatatccaactcatattggtatatccttctaatatgatAGGAAACCTACCATGATGGAGGTCAAGATTTTGGTTTCTTTAAAAAGATAATTGAAAGTCCTTGTGATGGCCTTCCAATGCTCACTATTTGGatttctagtaaatctactcatttactaattGCAACTTCTATATTGCATATAGTATATTgcattagaaaaccaatttcacttgtgtattctaatatagCCATAACACTTGCATTATCATTTTagcactaagatcaaattgaatattcactttttgaaacgtgacagtttgaacttatcaagaactttctcaacaaagtgtatttgactaagttcataacccccactattttcgcaTTACGTTGATCCCCAAAAAAGTGTCAACTAgttcaagatctttcatcttgaatgtggaagttttctcaatatagtgtatttgactatgttttaaacccccactctttcgctttactttgatcgaaaGGAGTGTCCACTATTTCCagatttttcatcttgaatgtggaagctagaaacctctttgtttctaagattcaaTTCATCTCATTGCtaatgatcaacatgtaatcaacatagagacaaaggaatatcacaataGTCTTACtcaactttgtgtacaaacacttatcccaagaattagatgaagaagcttttttagataatcatgcatgatgatgcaagaaggtttttagatgaagtgagagataaaattatgagcaatttaaaataaatagtatgaattgcgatgagtaccttagttatgtccacttctctcaaatcttctcttgaacttctatgttcaaccttcttgatcaactACATCATTTATGGgcatgacacttttgatccttttctcctttgataacctttgtcttcatcaaaactaagtaTAAGATGCATTATTCACAATCTCCCCCATTTTGATGATGaaaaactctttgaattcttattttgataatattaaaaTTCTCCCCCTAACTTGTGTGTCTCCCCTTTAATTTATGTGGTTCCTCTTTAATCGGAGAATCTCAcaatgacaaagtcaaacttttaatgtcattgtttcggtgcttgttttaatccatacaaggatttgATAAGTTTATACACCTTTTGTTCATCAATAGGAACTATATAACATTTTGATTGCTCCATATAAATCTCCTCATTGAGATTTATATTTAGGAATGTCCTTTGACATTTATTTGATGAAGCTAATGCAAACAAAACTATAATTTTCATTATGCTTGCTTCTAGTGCATATGTGTCCAAATAATCAACATCTTTCttttgtctaaaacccttggtTACTAATCAATCCTTGTAGATGTTTAATGTatcatcactatgatacttccttCTAAACATCCATTTTTATCCAATGGATTTTTATCCAGGAGGTAGATTGGCAAATTTCCAAGTGTGATTTGACattattgaatttattttttcttGGAAAACATCATTCCAAGAGAAGTCCCTTGAAGTTACTTCTTTATTGTAAATCTCAGGatcatcttccacttgaagaataataggaatttttcaaacaaattaaatTCTCACTATTTTCTTTTACTAGATAAAAGAATTATGTCGATAATCGATTTTGTTCGGTCCTAGATCCTTAGTCTTTCAGACTCACTGCTTATTCTAAGTTCGAGTAGTTTTTCAACAGTCATTGACGAACTTTCGATTTTGTTTTGACAATCCGCAAAGAACCTTTCTCACGAGGTTCTTCGAATCCCTTATCCTCCTTGATAAGATTCTCAAAATTCCACATAactttattatttgaaattataaactttaataataaaacaaccattttattttaaatttgtacgCGACGTTATCATTATGCACAATCTGCATTTAAAAGAATTGTATATGCATAACATTTACATATTGTCCTCTAATATGTAACTTATGTATAATATTTACTGCTCAGTCATgctttatttaatataaatatttcctTTCTCTGTgtataaacaaaacaaacatgtGTATATGTATATAAATAAACTAGAGCTTGAAAGAAAACTTTCAGaactttaaaatttattatatattcaaCATGCAGCACGACAAATATATATGTTATTCTCATACCAattttgttatctatttaaaaaaaatagcatTTATATGCCAACCGGTGGAAGACAATTGCATGTGCTTTCAACAGGGGTGTCATCATCGATACAATCATGTATAATTGATTCATTAACACTTCAATGcaataagtttgaaaaatcaacgGTGCATACAAATTCAAAGAACCCACAGTAACAATAAAGAGCCATGATCTATTCatttataaaactaaaattatttcttaaataataatatttacatcaatatcATATAGTAATGTGATTGCCATTTGAAAGTTTCATTCCATATATAATTCAACATTAACATTTATATAGAATTCATGGAAAGCAAacaatatttacatcaatatcATATAGTAATGTGATTGCCATTTGAAAGTTTCATTCCATATATAATTCAACATTAACATTTATATAGAATTCATGGAAAGCAAACAATTGTTGTTGTAGAAATGATTTCATGTATCGCACAGTGCAGAATTATTTACTCAATCCAAATAATGtatgtaaataacttgttaacGTGAATTCCGAACATATAAATAAATTCTCCAAAACAATATATAACATACAATTATGCATTcagagaaagaaattatttgtACGACAACACATGTAGAATACCGGAATGCAAATTTTGACATTTCAACCGAGAATCACATGAAAACATAAGAAATTATATACATAGGATTTCATTTCGAAACCATCACTGTAACTTCGCACgcgataataaaattaattatcataatAAAACTCATGCCGGTAAGATATATAATGATTATTCTTAAttcaaaatattatcttattaaTCAATACTGGAAAATTATAAATCATAATATCGTAAACATGATACGGATATCCATTGTTAAAAAATTTTATATTTGAGGTATTGATATTATGATTTCACATAGTTCTAATTTCTATAAAATGGAATAAACATACCAGATCTATTTGACGAAGATTCATATTCTCGATTCCTGAAGCCTTGTTTGCTATTATTTGACATacttataagattgttagaaaattaatttagacCGAATGGAAGGGCTAGAATCatgaacggaatcactttccttataagtatttcaagcactctcaatatgtcttagagttggaacgcaggaatacccaggataattcagccttttatcgagtttgcgtaagaccgacgaaaactcgctgtagcgaagagtgtctggaattttagtgaagatGATAGGCTTATCAAATGTACATTTTTGTTATTGATTTCTGAATCAAGAATGAGATTTTTATAGGCCACTTTAGTATTGTTtcataaggtagcgacccttcTTGAAACAGTTCCttttccaaaagttacaatgcttggcctattgcaacatttaccaaaagttgcatgttttcattctgcaacacttcacgaagtgttacatatttatgattcaaactacaaacagcctattgcaacacttcacgaagtgttgcctattttcatattcaaaatacaaacttcacatagatattttcttgtcattttagaacacacccatggtgattaaatattattaagtaTTAATAATTTTCAACAGAAAACACAAAATTTACATTTTAATATCAAAAGTAGAATGCATATTTCACCTATTTGAATAACAACGAACTTCCGCCGAAGGTGAGTTTTGAAGCAAAAACCTAACTATTCCTTTAGGTATGATTAGAGATCCTTGTATAAATGCTTCACGTAAGTTAGAAACTTCTTTCTGTGAGGCAGCAGGTACTTGTTCTAATTTGCTTTTTAACAACGCCTTGTATACTCCATATTCAAGTGGTTTCTTTTTTATGATTAGTTTTTTCAAGTTACATAAGGAATGGAATTTGACCTTTAATAAATCAGGAACTAAGGAGAAAACCTAAAAAAAGAAGAATGACAatgaattataattattttaaattagaaataaattTAGCAAGCAAGCACTTtaagaagaaaacaaaaataatttttcaaaagaacatcaAGATGCACATTGGTTACGATTAAGATATAACATACCTGAAGAATATTGGAAGAGACtgtaaaaattttgattttatcaagcttaagCAGCCAGCTAAGTAGAATCGAAGGGGCCTCTAGGTGATGCCTCCACAAATATGCATTAACCTCTATGTGCTCAACATAACTAAGGTGGCTCAAATATAAAATTTGAATGGGACTACCGATAAAAGCAAAAGTACGAAGACTTGGAGTAGATAACTCAATTTTGTTACCGTTCTCGGGCTTAAAGCGTATTTGTATGGTTAATTTGACGAGTGTGGTACTAGATATGCATAGATTTTGTTCACCTAGAATATTGAAATTAAAAATCATCAGCGACGTCAACTTGGGACAGGTTGAGAATGGCTCGGTTCCACCAAGAAAGGAGACAGATCCTATATCCAAGTTGGTCAATGATGGCAAATTGAGAGAATTTGGAAATAATATTTTGGGTTTATTATAAAGACTAGggataacatgaaagtaaagagaTGTTAAAGTGCGACATAATAATAAGCTAGACGGGAAGTGTTGAATATTACATCTGATCACCAAGAGTTCTAAGTGCTTAACATTATATGAAACTGTGTGTTTCAAAATGCTTTCAAATAAGCCAGGCTCTATGATATGTTGTCGAGACAAAAACAATTTGAAAGCATGTAGTGCCGTTCCTTGATCGCGAAGACACAAAAGTTGGGATAAAAACTTGGTAAAAACATCAAGAGTGTTAAAACATTCGGAATCTAGAAAAAGAACGTAAAATTTTTTCCAGAGATTCTTCCATCTTTTGGACAAATTAAAAGTTTGAACAGTGTATGGAGTTGTTTTCAAAAAAgagaaaatgtgaagtaaaacaCTATCAGGTAAATCACTGATTCTGTCCTTGTTTTCAATATGCTTTGTTTTCTTCATCATTGTGTCACTTGCCATGGAACACTCAAACAACTGTGAAGAATAACATTTGTAAGTGCAAACGAAATTATGATAATGAAATTATTgttaaagaaaaagagaaaaagaattaCCTTGCGTCGTGTTGTTTCGTGAATTGTGAATGCCGTAAAGAGAAAAATCAGTGTAACTGTATCCTTGTTTATATGTAGGTAGGGTTCGGCGTACTATCAAAAAAATAATCCCAATATCAAATTTggatacttatttattttttataattttgatagAAAAACAATCATTTATAtacatatttgtaatttattttaaaagttataaatattttatatagcgTATATTTATTATAGTGTTTAATAGATatgcattgatagtgtaaaacagttttacactgtcatctagTAGAAAATCAACAATCCGTCATGTCATTTAAATAACTTTTAAATAAAAGTGTGATGTGATAAAATTCAGGGTGGTcgttggttgacagtgtaaattgTTTTACACTGTCTATGCATCGCCTCTTTTTTCTTTGTTATATACTAGCGGTCAGACGGGAACGTGAGTGTCTGTTTGTTCGCTTATTTTTAATTTGCATAGAcgtgtaaaataataaaatattatttgttaacagtttaaaaaaataaaaaattaaaattattaattgtaAAAGTGTGAGAtagaaattagtttttatttaaaaataaaataatcaattttcACTTTACCAACTTCCACTTAAcacctttaattattatttttgaaatatttacaataaatagagggtaaaaatagaaaagaaaataggCTACACAACAACATAATTTTccctttatatattattatagatACATAAATTATATTAGTATTTATATAAACTTTCTTTCATCATAAAATTGATTTGTtggtatatttattatattttaaataaatgtaaatataatattttatacgtttaatggatatgcactgataatgtaaaatagttttacattttTATCCAAATCGATTTCCTTGctagaaatcgatttccatatgtgggaaatcgatttccttgccAGAAATCAATTTTCAtatgtgggaaatcgatttcttgtAACTCAGAGtgaaaaaatacttatttttctgCATAAAAACCAATCCCAAAACCTCCTACATCAAACCCTAACATGCATTAACAATCCAAAACATTGAAGGCATCAAGGGAACACAATTTTGAGCAAAAGAACACACATTTCACTGATTAATTCATCATGCAAAGCATTTGATCATACCTTAAACCCTTAACAAGCATTAATCCCAATTCTTACCCCAAGATCCTATCTATAGAACTCACCTTGAGATCATGAGAAACTCTAACTTGATGATGATAATAGAGATGAATACAGCTTTGCTCTTCATTCTTGACCATGGTTCTTCACTCCAAAGTTGCCAATGCTTCACACACATTCAAGAATTTGATAAGATAGTGTTGATTAACCTTGATTTCTTCTTCAATTCCACATGCAACCACTTGATCAAGCAAGATAAActctttctccttcttcttccaTTCACGTATTCTTCATTCTCTCTATCctcaaaattatgattttttttataagaccATAATATTTTTCCACCAATTAGGTTCTCAAGAGAAATGACCCAATTTCCCTCTAACTAAATAACATTTACCAATGTGCCATTTAGTTAGATTCTAACCAATTCCCTTTGATTCTAACTTGTCCATTAATTCTTAATTCTTAGCAACTTTTAATATATAAACTCATGCTAAGACAAATAGGGATTTTATAAATAGAGTTGTTAAAATGGGTTAATCGATATGTGTCAGTCCACCAGACTCGAAAAATCATAGTGTTTTGACCTTAAAATTAGAGTCATATTTTCAACGTATTTTTAACTCAGTCCTGAAAAGCCCGTTATCCATTAGGGCTATCACATATGCACCGTGGGTTGCCCATTAGatccgcataattataaattttaaaaaatatattaatggcttaaatacacttttcgtccctctaagttagcgtgtttttgattttcgtccctgtaagttatttttttggggtttagtccttatatttcaatttcgcgttcgttttagtccttaaaatcaaaatccgtaggaaatttcacaagaaaatccgcaggtaacctgcagattttcctgcggattttggctttagggactaaacctcgagcaaaaagtaagatatagggactaaaattcaaaaaaataacttacagggacgaaaatcaaaaacacgctaacttacagggacgaaaagtgtatttaagcctatattaatatttatattgtcttacTCTAAAATAGCACATTGATTTTTGTAACCAcactaaattttatttctattcaatctttctcttttagatattatacattaatataatcaacattctttCATCCTATTATATTAAGTTTTCTCTTatgataaatattcaagtattattttatataatttagccattgtatttagaaacacgttatagtatttataatagataatataatacttaaaagtgtattacatttaaaataatataatttttaattttatttataataaatattatggagttttaatttttattttattaaataaaaaaaattgtttagagCCGGATAATCCAAAGTCCTCCTAGGGCCGAACTCGGGTAGTaattctcgagcccatattatacaGGGTTTTTTGGCCCAGCCCTAATTAATAGCTCAGGACTCGTCCGTTTATAGGTGGGTAGCTCATttttgttgagaatcaagtgtgaggaagaagtcccacattgattaGAAAAAGGAAGAACGAACACTTTATAAGcgagagaacccacacacctatcagcttaaggttttaggtggacaagtggtgtgtctctcacgtGTCCCAAGATAAAAAGTGCTCCCAAGGGACCGGCTTACAGGTGAATGTGGAAGAGATAACTTTCACATGAGTAGGGGGAGCATTGTATAGACTCACACTAGAGGGTGAGGGGAAGTGTTCCCACATTGGTTCGAAAAGggaagaatgaacactttataagtgagagcaCCCACACATCTATCACGTTAAgattttaggtgga from Vicia villosa cultivar HV-30 ecotype Madison, WI linkage group LG4, Vvil1.0, whole genome shotgun sequence encodes the following:
- the LOC131596954 gene encoding F-box/LRR-repeat protein At3g26922-like, producing the protein MASDTMMKKTKHIENKDRISDLPDSVLLHIFSFLKTTPYTVQTFNLSKRWKNLWKKFYVLFLDSECFNTLDVFTKFLSQLLCLRDQGTALHAFKLFLSRQHIIEPGLFESILKHTVSYNVKHLELLVIRCNIQHFPSSLLLCRTLTSLYFHVIPSLYNKPKILFPNSLNLPSLTNLDIGSVSFLGGTEPFSTCPKLTSLMIFNFNILGEQNLCISSTTLVKLTIQIRFKPENGNKIELSTPSLRTFAFIGSPIQILYLSHLSYVEHIEVNAYLWRHHLEAPSILLSWLLKLDKIKIFTVSSNILQVFSLVPDLLKVKFHSLCNLKKLIIKKKPLEYGVYKALLKSKLEQVPAASQKEVSNLREAFIQGSLIIPKGIVRFLLQNSPSAEVRCYSNR